A window of the Arachis duranensis cultivar V14167 chromosome 5, aradu.V14167.gnm2.J7QH, whole genome shotgun sequence genome harbors these coding sequences:
- the LOC107487672 gene encoding casein kinase II subunit alpha-2: MSKARVYTDINVLRPKEYWDYESLNVQWGDQDDYEVVRKVGRGKYSEVFEGINVNSNERCIIKILKPVKKKKIKREIKILQNLCGGPNIVKLLDIVRDQHSKTPSLIFEYVNSTDFKVLYPTLTDYDIRYYIYELLKALDYCHSQGIMHRDVKPHNVMIDHELRKLRLIDWGLAEFYHPGKEYNVRVASRYFKGPELLVDLQDYDYSLDMWSLGCMFAGMIFRKEPFFYGHDNHDQLVKIAKVLGTDELNAYLNKYHLELDPQLDALVGRHSRKPWSKFINADNQHLVSPEAIDFLDKLLRYDHQDRLTAREAMAHPYFSQVRAAESSRMRTQ, encoded by the exons ATGTCGAAGGCGCGCGTCTACACTGATATAAATGTTCTTCGCCCCAAAGAGTACTGGGATTATGAGTCTCTCAACGTTCAATGGGG TGATCAAGATGATTATGAGGTTGTGCGGAAAGTGGGAAGGGGGAAATATAGCGAGGTTTTTGAAGGCATAAATGTTAATAGCAATGAGCGCTGTATAATCAAGATTCTCAAGCCTgtcaagaaaaaaaag ATtaaaagggagattaaaatacTTCAGAACCTCTGTGGAGGCCCTAATATTGTCAAACTTCTTGATATTGTCAGAGATCAACATTCGAAAACTCCTAGCTTGATATTTGAGTATGTCAACAGTACAGATTTTAAAGTTTTGTATCCAACCTTGACTGATTATGACATACGCTATTACATATATGAGCTCCTCAAG GCATTGGATTACTGCCACTCTCAAGGCATAATGCATAGAGATGTCAAGCCTCATAATGTTATGATTGatcatgaattaagaaaacTTCGCTTAATAGATTGGGGTCTTGCTGAATTTTATCATCCTGGAAAGGAATATAATGTTCGTGTGGCTTCAAG ATACTTCAAGGGGCCTGAACTTCTAGTTGATTTGCAAGACTATGACTATTCATTAGATATGTGGAGCCTTGGCTGCATGTTTGCTGGAATG ATATTTCGCAAGGAGCCTTTCTTCTATGGTCATGACAACCATGATCAGCTTGTCAAAATAGCTAAG GTGCTTGGGACTGATGAACTGAATGCGTATCTGAATAAGTATCATCTAGAGCTTGATCCTCAACTTGATGCTCTTGTTGGAAG ACACAGTCGCAAACCATGGTCTAAGTTTATCAATGCAGATAATCAGCATCTTGTGTCACCAGAG GCAATTGATTTTCTTGATAAGCTCCTTCGGTATGATCACCAAGACAGGCTAACAGCCAGAGAAGCAATG GCACATCCATATTTCTCTCAAGTTAGGGCTGCAGAAAGTAGCAGAATGAGGACACAGTAA
- the LOC107487674 gene encoding uncharacterized protein At2g23090, translating to MGGGNGQKAKMAREKNLEKQKAAKGSQLDSNKKAMSIQCKVCMQTFMCTTSEVKCREHAEAKHPKSDVYVCFPHLKN from the exons ATGGGAGGAGGCAATGGGCAAAAGGCAAAGATGGCTCGTGAGAAGAACCTCGAGAAGCAGAAGGCCGCAAAAG GAAGCCAGCtggattcaaacaagaaagCTATGTCGATCCAG TGCAAGGTATGCATGCAGACATTTATGTGCACCACATCAGAAGTGAAGTGCAGGGAGCATGCCGAAGCCAAACACCCTAAATCTGATGTTTATGTTTGTTTTCCTCaccttaaaaactaa
- the LOC107487631 gene encoding probable prolyl 4-hydroxylase 9, with amino-acid sequence MKGKAVKGHLIWNTRKFSKPSILICIFFFLAGLFGSSIFFHSQEDTNEGLRLKRSESRLLRSTTEKTEYNLLRAGESGDNSITLIPFQVLSWMPRALYFPNFASSEQCDSIIEMARERLEPSTVALRKGETKASAEGIRTSSGMFIKANEDETGILDVIEEKIARATKIPRSHFEEIGERNSIHLCININVLLEALRAL; translated from the exons ATGAAAGGCAAAGCGGTTAAAGGACACTTGATCTGGAACACAAGGAAGTTCAGCAAGCCTTCCAtactcatatgcattttcttctttctcgcTGGATTATTCGGTTCTAGCATTTTCTTTCACTCTCAG GAAGATACGAATGAAGGCTTGAGACTGAAAAGGAGTGAGTCGAGGTTGCTTAGATCGACGACGGAGAAAACGGAGTACAATTTGTTGCGCGCGGGAGAGTCAGGTGACAATTCCATCACGTTGATTCCTTTCCAG gttttgagttggatgccTCGCGCTCTCTATTTTCCTAATTTTGCGAGTTCAGAACAATGTGACAGTATAATTGAAATGGCAAGGGAAAGACTCGAACCATCAACTGTGGCATTACGGAAGGGAGAAACGAAAGCGAGTGCAGAGGGAATTAGAACAAG cTCTGGTATGTTTATTAAAGCTAACGAGGATGAAACAGGGATTTTAGATGTTATTGAGGAGAAAATAGCCAGAGCAACTAAAATTCCCCGGAGTCATTTTGAG GAAATAGGTGAGCGCAACTCTATTCACCTTTGCATTAATATCAATGTTCTTTTAGAGGCGCTTAGGGCTTTATAG
- the LOC107487671 gene encoding ribonuclease III domain-containing protein RNC1, chloroplastic, translating into MELSSSSSLLSPKPCSPALSSYSFSSSFSPFPIKNHNSRNRNPQSFRILAVALEPPQQELPNTSPHPLLKELAERKKITSPKKKGPTRRFLLKPPLDDNKLADRFLKSPQMSLKSFPLLSSCLPSSRLNSADKAWIEDYLLEAKQALGYPLEPSEALGDDNPAKQFDDLLYLAFQHPSCERTKARHVRSGHSRLFFIGQYVLQLVMAEFCLQRYPMESPGPMRERVFGLIGKRNLPRWIKAASLQNLVFPYDDIDRMLRKDREGPVKSVFGALFGAIYLCHGIPEVYRVLFEVFGMDPDAEDCQPKLRRQLEDIDHVSNELEGKISWQDIVSYRPPADALVAHPRLFRACVPPGMHRFRGNLWDYDSRPKVMKTLGYPLEMTDSIPEITEARNIELGLGLQLCFMHPSKYKFEHPRFCFERLEYIGQKIQDLVMAERLLMKHLDAPGLWLQERHRRLLLNKYCGRYLREKHLHGFAIYADDKQDSFERNRRNRNPATASIQQAIHGLSYLVYGKRDVRRLMFEVFDFEQVQPKEV; encoded by the exons ATGGaactctcttcttcctcctccttacTCTCCCCGAAACCATGTTCACCCGCGCTTTCCAGCTATTCCTTCTCCTCTTCATTCTCCCCCTTCCCAATCAAAAACCACAATTCCAGAAACCGGAATCCACAGAGCTTTCGCATTCTCGCCGTAGCCTTGGAACCGCCGCAGCAGGAACTCCCCAACACCAGCCCCCATCCTCTCCTCAAGGAGCTCGCCGAACGCAAGAAGATAACTTCTCCTAAGAAGAAAGGTCCCACAAGAAGGTTCCTCTTGAAGCCCCCATTAGACGACAACAAACTCGCTGACAG GTTCCTCAAGAGCCCACAAATGTCCCTAAAATCGTTCCCCTTGTTGAGTTCGTGCTTGCCTTCTTCGCGGCTCAACAGTGCCGACAAGGCATGGATTGAGGACTACTTGCTGGAAGCCAAGCAGGCTCTGGGGTACCCTCTCGAGCCCTCCGAGGCGCTGGGGGACGACAACCCTGCCAAACAGTTCGATGATTTGTTGTATCTGGCATTTCAGCATCCGTCCTGCGAGAGGACCAAGGCGCGCCACGTGAGGTCAGGGCATTCTAGGCTGTTCTTTATTGGGCAGTACGTGCTGCAATTGGTCATGGCAGAGTTCTGCTTGCAGAGGTATCCGATGGAGTCGCCGGGTCCGATGAGGGAGAGAGTGTTTGGtttgattgggaagaggaactTGCCTCGGTGGATCAAGGCTGCAAGCTTGCAGAATTTGGTTTTTCCCTATGATGATATTGATCGGATGTTGAGGAAGGATAGGGAGGGACCTGTAAA GTCAGTATTTGGAGCTTTGTTTGGTGCAATCTATCTTTGTCATGGTATTCCAGAAGTATATCGTGTTCTTTTTGAAGTATTTGGAATGGATCCAGATGCTGAAGATTGCCAACCCAAACTGCGCAGACAACTTGAAGACATAGATCATGTGTCTAACGAACTTGAAGGCAAGATAAGCTGGCAAGATATTGTCTCATATAGA CCTCCTGCAGATGCTCTGGTTGCACATCCAAGGCTGTTCCGAGCTTGTGTTCCTCCAGGCATGCATAGATTCAGAGGAAATTTATGGGATTATGATAGCAGACCCAAGGTTATGAAGACACTTGGATATCCGTTAGAAATGACTGATAGTATTCCAGAAATTACAGAAGCCAGGAACATAGAGCTTGGACTTGGATTGCAG CTCTGTTTCATGCATCCATCAAAGTACAAATTTGAGCATCCTCGATTTTGCTTTGAGAGATTAGAATACATCGGCCAAAAGATACAG GATTTGGTGATGGCCGAAAGATTGTTGATGAAGCATTTAGACGCTCCAGGATTATGGCTTCAAGAGAGGCACCGACGCCTTCTTCTGAACAAGTATTGTGGTAGATATTTGAGGGAGAAACATCTTCATGGTTTTGCTATATATGCTGACGATAAACAAGACTCTTTCGAGCGCAACCGGAGGAACAGAAACCCTGCCACAGCATCTATTCAACAAGCGATTCACGGGCTTTCATATCTTGTTTATGGGAAACGCGATGTGAGACGTCTAATGTTTGAGGTTTTTGACTTTGAGCAGGTTCAGCCTAAAGAAGTCTAA
- the LOC107487675 gene encoding acyl-CoA-binding domain-containing protein 3 has product MELLWDLASTIALSLLLPLIFIKVLSVTPNLDANEEVSVIASDHHDDDHDHGVKSEEVVQVVAKFDESRDKSVLDKLAVPEILHVSCGSPKIRNSGDVDGEERVYNEIEVVDLADNNSAKEVESDVVEFEISQCDENCNNNNNDYEIAEQDDDDDDDDWEGIERTELERRFGEAVLFVGSKVNAEAVASLGNALKMKLYGYHRIATEGPCRQPQPMALKFSARAKWNAWQQLGNMNPEMAMERYISLLSENIPGWGIDSPYENAKSVPADIHRSSDLKA; this is encoded by the exons ATGGAGCTTTTATGGGATCTTGCCTCCACCATAGCTCTCTCTCTTCTGCTTCCTCTGATTTTCATCAAGGTCTTGTCCGTGACGCCGAACTTGGATGCAAATGAGGAAGTGTCCGTTATTGCAAGTGATCatcatgatgatgatcatgatcATGGAGTCAAATCTGAAGAAGTTGTTCAGGTTGTGGCGAAATTTGATGAATCTAGAGACAAATCAGTATTGGATAAGCTTGCAGTTCCAGAAATATTGCATGTGAGTTGTGGATCGCCAAAGATTCGCAATTCAGGTGATGTTGATGGCGAGGAAAGAGTTTACAATGAAATCGAAGTCGTGGATTTGGCAGACAATAATTCTGCTAAAGAGGTTGAATCAGATGTGGTAGAGTTTGAGATCTCGCAGTGTGATGAaaattgcaataataataataatgattatgAGATTGCTGagcaggatgatgatgatgatgatgatgattgggAGGGAATAGAGAGAACAGAGTTGGAGAGGCGTTTTGGTGAAGCAGTTTTATTTGTTGGGTCAAAGGTCAATGCTGAAGCAGTTGCGAGTCTTGGTAATGCTCTGAAGATGAAGTTATACGGTTATCACAGAATAGCAACTGAGGGTCCTTGTAGGCAACCACAGCCAATGGCACTCAAGTTCTCTGCTCGAGCAAAGTG GAATGCGTGGCAGCAACTTGGGAATATGAATCCAGAGATGGCCATGGAGCGATATATCAGCCTTCTTTCAGAAAACATTCCTGGTTGGGGGATAGATTCTCCTTAT GAAAACGCTAAATCGGTTCCTGCAGATATACACAGATCTTCGGATTTGAAGGCATAG
- the LOC107487676 gene encoding uncharacterized protein LOC107487676 codes for MGVVIESSVWEPNPSIYIFLFVCCCFSIFLFPYASNHHRTSTIFDHGISSSFLRFQRNFLFVYSLASVMEGLWSVFGEYELASYGLSRKQMIESLYYGYTTALFAAPFLGVLSDLIGHKKVSLIFCILHLFAGIWKRFSEQPSIFMTSIYLSLASTIFLFSFETWMVTQHEKQGHRQDSLNDTFWLMTFFESAWLIASQMFANWLIGNSTDKNIAPSSTIIILATICFTFVTRGWTETPGAGTFKEYSRSFYAYIFGDKRIWLLTWAQMCLHFSIGIFWILWAPTVVADGREVQLGLIYPSFLASRMIGSTIFPCLTSGPSSLRTEDCLVYAYVVLALLLSFVAYDYQEIGFLMTLFSMFHACVGFILPSLARLRTMYVPNELRGGMMGLSIAPANAAILLSVVQGGYYRNVGNSALMAFGVLGLLLAAVCMHALKQLGKQPYHNWHKQ; via the exons ATGGGAGTAGTTATTGAGAGCTCCGTTTGGGAACCGAATCCCTCCATATACATCTTCCTCTTCGTTTGTTGTTGCTTCTCGATCTTTCTTTTCCCTTACGCCTCTAACCACCACAGAACCTCCACAATTTTCGATCATGGAATCTCTTCCTCCTTTCTCCGTTTCCAACGCAACTTCCTCTTCGTTTATTCTCTCGCTTCAG TGATGGAAGGTCTGTGGTCAGTGTTCGGGGAGTATGAGTTAGCTTCGTATGGACTCAGCCGAAAACAGATGATCGAGTCTCTGTACTATGGATACACAACGGCTCTCTTCGCTGCTCCTTTCCTTGGCGTGCTTTCAGATTTGAT AGGTCACAAGAAAGTCTCCCTAATCTTTTGCATCCTACACCTGTTTGCTGGCATATGGAAGAGGTTTTCAGAGCAACCAAGCATTTTTATGACTAGCATATATCTCTCTCTGGCCAGTACTATATTTTTATTCAGTTTTGAGACTTGGATGGTCACTCAACATGAAAAG CAAGGGCACAGGCAAGATTCACTTAATGACACATTTTGGTTAATGACTTTCTTTGAGTCTGCATGGTTAATTGCCAGCCAAATGTTTGCAAATTGGCTTATTGGTAATAGTACAGACAAAAACATTGCTCCTTCCTCTACTATTATCATCCTGGCAACCATATGCTTTACTTTTGTCACCAGAGGATGGACAGAAACCCCAGGAGCAGGGACTTTTAAAGAGTATAGTAGGTCCTTCTATGCATATATTTTTGGTG ATAAGAGGATATGGCTGTTAACCTGGGCACAAATGTGCCTTCACTTTTCAATTGGAATTTTTTGGATCCTCTGGGCGCCTACTGTGGTG GCTGATGGGCGAGAGGTGCAATTAGGATTGATATATCCTTCTTTTTTGGCATCAAGGATGATAGGAAGCACCATATTTCCTTGTCTTACAAGTGGTCCATCGTCACTTAGAACTGAGGACTGCCTAGTATATGCATACGTTGTATTGGCTCTTCTCCTGTCTTTTGTGGCTTATGACTATCAG GAAATTGGATTTCTGATGACACTATTTAGCATGTTTCATGCTTGTGTCGGGTTCATTTTACCGTCACTTGCCAGATTGAGGACCAT GTATGTGCCTAATGAATTGCGTGGAGGAATGATGGGCCTTTCTATTGCTCCTGCAAATGCAGCAATTCTTCTTTCTGTGGTACAG GGTGGTTATTATCGGAATGTTGGAAATTCAGCATTAATGGCATTTGGTGTGCTTGGTTTATTGCTAGCAGCTGTTTGCATGCATGCCCTGAAGCAATTGGGAAAGCAACCGTATCACAATTGGCATAAACAGTGA